Genomic DNA from Deltaproteobacteria bacterium HGW-Deltaproteobacteria-2:
GCCGCATACCGTCATCGTGTTGGGAGATAGTCTTTTAATTATTTCCGCCAGATCAGCGGCATCGGGGAATGATGATGTTGTTGCCGAGAATCCGACAATATGAGGTTGATAAGATAAAATCGTTTGCGCCTGTTTTTGTAAATCTGTCAAAGCGCCGGGGCCCAGGCAATCGTAAACGAAAACATCATGTTTTTTTTGCGTCAGATAGGCGGCAATGGAAAGCAGGCCCTGCGGTACCATGCGGTTGGCGATATCGGTAATATCGCGCTTGCCGGGGAACCAGTTGAATCCCCGCGGATGAACAAGGACGATTCGTTTTTTTTGTTGAGAGGAAGCCATTTAAATATTTTCTTCCTGCGTTTGTCCCCCGCTGGCGGGGGATTAAGGGGGTGGAAGCCGTTGGGTACTACTAGGGGAAAAATTCCCCAAATATCCACCTCCGTCACTGCGTGACACCTCCGCCAGCGGAGGACACGGAATGACAGACAATTATATTTATTTTGTTGATCCCACAACAAAAACCTGTTTGCCCGAAGCGTGGCGGTTATAATGCACGAAAAGGGTGGATGGTTTTTCCCTAAGCGCCCGGGCTATGCCAAAAGCAGCTGCCGTTGAGTGAATTCCGCAGCAAGGCAGATAATCTTCAATCGCCCATCCGTCACTTTTCCAGAGGTCTGTTTCTGTTTTGTTAATGCGGAAACCGGGCAATAGAATTCGATTTTTTTTACGTCCGTTGCCGTCTGAAAGAGATGCCGTGGAAATAATCTCTTCGCAATGTTTTAAAATATCGTTGTTTTTGGAACAATTTTCCGACGCAATAATTTTATTTCCGAATTCCACTGCCAGAATATTGCCGATATTTATTTCTGAGTCCTTGCCCAGCAAAAGCCAGGAGCTGCCTTCCCCCATGGGCATTTTACGGGAATTGCCGCAATTCAGGTTTACACGTTCGCGGTATTCTTCAACAGTAGGAGTAAAGATATCGCACCCGCCGACCAAGGCCAATTCTATTTCCCCGCTTTCCAAATAGCTTTGTGCCAGCCAGAGAGCCGATTCAAAGGATAATTCTTCCTGAGAAATGGTGAGCACCGTTCCCGTAACTTCGCAAATTTTTGCCAGAACAAATGCGGCGGCGTTGCTGACCGAATTGGCGAACTGATTGGGGCTGGGGAATCCTCCGCCGTGCTTGAACACTTCCGTAATAAACGGCAGAATCTCGTCGACGTTTCCCAATCCCGTCGCCAGAAAGATTCCGGTTTTCCGGCCTTTCAGATAATCGAGCGAAACTTGCTGCAGGCAGGCCAGTCCCCCGCAGGCCACCATTTTGATGAAACGTCCGGCGCGGCGCATCGGCTGCCCCATGACTTCGTTCACCAGACCATCGGCATTAAGGGGTAGTTCGCTTTCTTCCCAAAGCGCATCGCGATTGGGCATCAGCGGCGGGCCGATATAACTCGCCGCGATCACCGGCATGGCCGCTGTAGATTTATTTTGTCTGATATTTTCCATATTCATAATTTTTTTGTCATTCCCGCGCAGGCGGGAATCCAGTTTGTAATTAAATAGAATTATTTCCTTTTCGCCTTTTATCTTTTTTTCGGAATAAATTATTAAACCAGCTAAAGTCGATGGAAGCATAGTAATCATTTCCATCATTCTTCTTAATTACATTTCCAAAGAAAAACTTTAACGGCCAGTTATTGCCTCGCCAAGCATACATTCCAAATAACGCGGCAAGCGCAAGTACTAATATGGAATCAGTCCAATTACCTACTATTATTGAATTTAATATGTATCCCCAAGTAAGGAAGACCGCCAAAATCCCGGACAGTATTCGCCACTGTTTATTCATAGATCATCCTTTTCGTTTCTGGATTCCCGTCTGCGCGGGAATGACAGGCGAGTGTTATTCCCGTCCATACACAATGACATCGTTTTAAGATTGCCACGTCCCGACAAGTCGGGACTCGCAATGACATTTCCTATTTCATTCCTTGATAATCAAATAACTCGAGCATGTTCCGCCGAAGCCGAAAAATGTAAACAGATAAGCTCCGTCATGCGCTGCGATGTTTGTCTGAGAAGGCGCGAAACCAATTTCCGGATCAATTTCGGTAAAGCCGAAACTGCGCGGGATAAATCCTTCTTCACAGCAGGAAAGCCATGTGGCTGTTTCCACCGCGCCTGCCGCGCCCAGCGTGTGGCCTATAGCTCCTTTGAGGGAAACCACCGGAGGAAGTCTTTCTCCAAAAAGTTTGACCAGACCTCTTCCCTCGGAAAGATCATTGTCTCTTGTGCCTGTGCCGTGGGCCTTAATGGCCACGACATCGTCGGCGGATATGCACGCAGATGTTAATGTTTGTTGAACTACCTCGCTAACAGTTACTCCATCAATTCCCGCGGAAGTCATACTTTTGATGTCGTTGTACTGATAGCCGCCGGCAAATTTATATTTTGAGGGAGATGATTTATCCGCATCCAGAATAACAACGGCGGCGGCTTCACCGATTTGCATGCCGGCACGGGTCGCGCAAAAAGGCCGGCATTGGTCGTAATCAAACAGGAGCAGGCTGGCAAATCCATGCAGGGTCATGTTCAGTAGCGGTTCAAAGCCGACAACTATCGCGCGGCGGATTTTTTTTCGCTGGATAAGATCGGCAGCAACAACCAGAGCATGCGAGCTCGAAACACAGGCCATACTGAAGGTCAGCGCCATGCCAGTGATGCCATATTTATTGACGATTAAATCGGCCACCTCGCCAGGGCCGCGGTTGCGGCACGATATAGCCGGTGATTCCTTATCCGGATTTTTACGGACAGCTTCGGTAAATTCATATTCGTTGCGGATAAAAAGACCGCCTGTCGTGCCCACCAGCACACTGGATTCGGCAATTTCCTCCGCGGAAAGATTCGCCCGCGTAAAAGCTTCCGTAAGCGCGCTCTCCAGCATGGCCATGGATTTATCGAAAGGATTGCCGGAATAGGAAACTTCGAAAGCCTTATATTCGCGGTTGATTAAATGAGAGGAGACGCCTGCCGCTGCCGGAGGTGCTTTTCCCGCGATTAAATTACATGCTGAATCAGGAGCGCTCCACCCCAGTGAAGTTACAGCACCCCAGCCACGCACATAAATATCCCCATTGGTCATCTTTTAACCTTCGGTGCGTCGATGATAAAATCGGCCAGCGAGTCAAACGATTGCATCGCTTTGGCCGCCGTCGAGGCGTTTTTCAGTTCCACGCCGAACTCAAATCTTATTTCCATGGCGATTTCCATGGCGTCGAGACTATCCAGTTGTAGCGGTCCGGGACCGCCGATAAAAGGAACATCGGTAGGTACATCCTCCGGCTTCACGTCCGTAATTTCGCAGGCCCTGATAATCAATTCCTTGAGCTTGAAAATTAATTCTTCCCTTGATGATACATTTAATTCTTTCAACTTCTGATTTACATCCATTTGACTCTCCTTCCCGCTATAAAGAAACAAGCCAGCGCGAAAAACAGCAAGACGACCAGTTTAGGCAATATCGTGCTGAATTCCGCGTTGCGTAAAAAAACATCCAGATAAGACTGATGTGCCCAGTATATCGGCGATATCATCGCCAGCTTTCGCATCGTATTTGACATGACAAAGTGCGGTATCATAATGCCGCCCAGCACCCCCATCAGAATTGCACCCGTTGCCGCCAGAGTTGAAGTCTGCTCCAGCGTTTTGGCCAGCGTCGCGATCAATACACCGAAGCTGGTTGTCGCGGCCGCCACGACCAGTGTAATAGGGATTAAATGCCAGACATGGGTTCCCATTTGAAAAGGGGTACCGATAACGTAGGGTGCTATAAAAGCACCGACAAACAGCATTAACACAAATTGAATAATGTTGATGATGTAATAAGGGATAATTTTCCCCAGGGCAATGACGCTGGGGCTGACGGAATATGTAAAAAGACGCTGCAGGGTACCGTCATTTTTTTCTTTCAGAAAAAAGATGGACATGGGAATGGCAATAAAAAACATCGCGAATATCGCGTAAGCCGGTACCGTCAGCTGAAGAGGGCTGGGGACATCCATTTCTTTCTTTGTTTTCTCAGTGATCATACCGGCCACCAGGGCATCAATGTTGTCTATGCCCATGACGACTTCCACGGTCAGGCTGGTCATCAGCGAACGGACGGCGACTTTGTAGCCTGTATCGAATACGGGATCAAAATAAAGTTCCACAGGTCGTGTTCCTTCCTCGAAACCTTTGGGAATGATCACCAGCACCTGCGTTTTACCATACTCAAAAATACGATCTTTATCAAAACCTGGCGGCAGTTCAACTCGTTTAATCATCTTATTCGACTGTATTTTTTGCTCCAGCAGGTTCGCTTTGGGTGATTTGCATTCGTTTTCAATAACCGTAGTAATTTTTTTTTCATATATTTTGTCCGCGTAGAGGCCCTTAAACGCCAGAGTCATGAAAAAAATCAGGGCCAGCGGCATGAAAAAAAGAAGCAGGATCGTCTGCTTGTCGCGAAGCATGATCAACGTTTCTTTCTTGACGATTTCTTTCAGTTGCTGTTTAATCAAGTTATATTCACCTGCATTAAAAAATTTTACTTCATTTTTGCAAATTTACAAATGGATTATTCACAGCATAACGCGGCGGCAAGGAGGAGGCCCCGCCGTCGTATTGTAATACGTTGAAGAAGTCGACCCCGGCCTGCGCCGGGGCAGGCTCGCCAACAAAGTTATGCAAAGAAGAATCCTTTTGTGCTTTAATCATCACGCAGCCCCCGCCCTGTCTTTTCCAGGAAGAATTTTTCCAGATTGTCTATTGAGGACATCGACCCGTCGAAAATGATCTTGCCCCTGTCCAGCAATGTTATATTGGAGCACAGGCGGGCGGCTTCTTCCATTATATGCGTGGATAACAAAATAGTCATGCCCGATGAATTAAGTTTCATCAGCGTTTCGTAAATATGGTTACGGCTCTGCGGATCGACGCCAACAGTTGGCTCATCGAGCAGTAACAGTTTCGGCGAATGCAGCAGCGCCACGGCCAGATTCAGGCGTCTTTGCATTCCTCCGGAATAAGTTGAAACCAGTTTGTCGGCATGATCGGTAAGTCCTGTCTGGGCAAGCACATAATCCGATCTTTCGGCGACCTGTTTATCGGAGAGATTGGCCATAACACCGAAGAAATGCAGATTCTCCAGGGCCGTCAGAGACATGTAAAGCGCAATGGCCTGAGGCGCGCAGCCGATGGACATCAAAGCGGTGTTATCGGGCATTTTATTTCCCAGAACAAAAACTTCTCCCGAGTAGCCTCTTAAAACGCCGGTGATGATTTTCATCAGCGTGGTTTTACCTGCTCCATTGGGGCCCAAAAGCGCGTGAATCTTTCCCTGTTCCACCGACATGGAAAAATTATGCAGGGCGTACTCGATTCCTCCGGCTGCCGATTTATCAGTCGGTGAATTATAAGAAAAAGATATTCCGGAAATTTCCAGAGCCTTCATGCTTTGAGTTTCCTGACAACTTTCTGCAAATTGTTGAAAAATGCTTCTTCGCGGTTCGCGCAGGTCAGCATCAATTCCCCCGCTTTGGCAAACGTCGCTTCCTCTTTGCCTCTTTTCTTGATGATGCGTGCGGATACCACGGAAAATTCACGCCAGTTGTTGCCAATGGCATCCATCTCTTCTGCCAGACCGGCAAGCTCGGCCGAACCGAACAGCCCGGCGGCTTCATGCATAAAGGCGGCATACATGTAACGGAATCCGGCGCCACCCGTGCCGGTCTCTTCCACCCATCGGACTAAACCGGCAAGATTACGACAGGCTTCCTGAAAACCAAGTTTATCGGGACTTTTAACGACTCTTTTTGCTAAAAAACGAATACCCCGAACGCCAAAAATCGGTATGGGGATTTTCAACATTGCGTTGCAGGAATCCTTCATTCCCTTGATGCAGGCTGTGCGCAAATCAGGATGGGGATTTACGGATTTGGTGTAATACATATGACCACGGGGGTTCAAAGGACCAGGCACGAAACGTGCCTGCTGCAGGCCATCCGCCGTACAATCGACCACAGCAAATGTCGGGTCGCTGATACGAAAACCGCATTCGATCTCACGCAAAACAATGATGTTGTGTCCGCTAAAATTATGGCGGTGACGTTCGGATACATAGGGAAGCCAGTAGAGATTAGTAGCCAAACCGACAATCTTTCCGGTTTTAAGCACCTGTCTTAGTTCGTCCATGCCTTTTTGCGGATCGCGATAAGTCTTGATCACAAAATTCGCACCCAGCCTTTTGGCCGCCTTGCGAAAGACCGATCCGGGTTTAGACCGAAAAGCAGTGATCGGCAAATGTGAAAGTTTCAAAAACGGCAGATAGCCGAAAAAAATACCGCTGCCGATACCGAAAACCATCGGCTCGGAAATATCCACGCCCTGATGACGAAACAGGGCGGATGTAACACCTGTCTCACAATGCGCGGCCTGCTGATGGACAAATGGTTTACCATCGGTTGCGAGTTCTGTCGTCATAAAAAATAGCATCCTTCCTCAATTTTAGATATTCGGCACGGTTTTTAATTCTTCCAGTGTAATCCTTAGGGCCTTTGTGTAACGATTTAAAACGGATGGTTTAAGTTTGGCAAATATCTCGGGGCGCAAATGCCTGTTGACCCGGAATACCGCTATACCCGCTGCCTTGGCCAGCATCTTCGGGGTCAACTGACGCATTTCTATATAATAACAAAGAGGGCTTTTCTGACCGGCAATCACTGCTTTTCTGATTTCCTCGAGATTGGCGCGATTACCGGAAATAAGCAGGGCTACAGATACTTTTTCCGCCCAGGGAGCGTTTGTCTCAAGAACATATTGCCCTTTATCGTTTTGCTTGTAATACGCTTTCGGCAACCCATCATTAAAAAGTTCATCTTCTAATTCCATGGCCGGTTCCTTTTGATTGTATTGAAGTTTTTCTTCTTATACTAATATCAGCAAGGTGAAAAGTAATTTTTCACCTAAAAGAATCTGATAACTTACATTGATTGTAACAAAAAACAGAAAAAAATTGATGAAGAAAATGTTATGTTACTTCAGGCTTTTAGCTTTCCCACTACATCCCGCAGGTTTTTGAAAAGTTCTCCTTCTCTGCCCGCGCAGATCAGCATCAAACCGCCTGCTTTATCGAATGTTTCTTCTTTTTTTGATTTTCGCTGTTTGATAATGCGCGAGGATACCACGGCAAATTCACGCCAGGTATCGCCGATGGCCGTCATATCATTGGATAATTCATTAAGTTCTTTCGAGCCGAAAAGTTCGGCGGCTTCCTGCAGAAATGCCGCGTACATATAGCGGAATCCGGCACCGCCGGTACCCATTTCTTCCTGAAAGCGCAAAACGTGAGCGAGTTGCCGACAGGCTTCGACATAACCCAGTTTTTCCGGCCATTTAATAATTTTCCGGGCAACAAGACGTATCCCTTTTACACCGAAAAGAGGTATGGGGATTTTAAGCATCTGATTGCAGGTATCCAGCATACCGTCAATGCAGGCCTTTTTGATGTCGGGGTTGGGATTGACGTACATGGGGTAATACATCAAACCGCGGGCTTCCATGGGACCGCGCGCGAAACGCGCCCTTTCCATATCGTATGCTGAACAATCCGTCGTGTATTCCATCAAGGCCGGGTCGCTTATCCGGAAACCGTTTTCATTTTCATACAGGACGATGAAGTTGTGTCCGCTGAAATTAAAGCGATAGCGTCTCGGAAAAAAGGAAAGCCAGTAGACATTGGTTGTCACCGCGGCAATCTGTCCGGTCCGGATAACGCGGCGCAATTCATCCATGCCTTTTTGCGGGCTGCGAAAGCGTTTTCTGTAGACCTTTGCGCCCAGCCTTTTGGCCGTTTTTTTGAAAACAAGTCCCGGCATTGACCTGAAAGTGGTGATGGGCAGCCCTGTCCATTTGATGAACGGCAGATGGCCGAAAAAAAGACCGCTGCCGATACCGAAAATCATTGGTTCGGACAGGTGAAGGCCCTTATCGAAAAACAAGGCGGATGTCACTCCCGTTTCACAATGTGCGGCCGTGCAATGGGTATAAGTTTTGCCGTTGGCTAAAGTTTCTGTTGTCACGGGTGTCGTCATGAATAATGATTACCTTTCTTATGGATTTCGGGGTACGGTGCTCAGCTCTTCCCTTGTGATGGCTAGGGCTTTCGCGTAACAGTCCAATACATCGGGCTTCAGTTTGGCAAATATTTCCGGACGTAAATGCCGTTTGACCCGGAATGCGGCAATGCCGGCTGTTTTCCCCAAAAATTTTGGTATCATCTGCCGCAGTTCCATATAATAAGCAAGGGGGCTCTGCCGACCGGCTAGCACCGCTTTTCTGGTTTCTTCAACTTTGGCTCTATATTCATCATAGGCCATTCTGTTTACCATTTCATCTACCACCCAGCCCTTACTGGGCACCATGACATATTTCCCCTTGTCATCGAGGGCGTAATTTCCTTTTTTTAGCCACCCCTCTGTAAAATCGGGTACGTCATCCTGAGGAACTTCATTCACTTTCATGGATAACTCCTGTCAAGTTTGATGATTATTTACAGGTTATTTCTTATACTAAATTTAGTAATGCGAAAAGAGAAAAGTGACTTTCCTTTACGATTCTTTTTTGTTTATTTTTTTGCCTAAAAAAGGTTCGAAATGATGCCACTCGAAAGGATGCTTGCGGGCAAACTCTGCCAAATCATCAGCATAAGCCTGCGCCGATTCCTGCACCACTTTTTTCCTGTCCGCGCGGGAAGCAGCAATAGCCTTGCGTCCCGGCGATACCTTGATATGGTATTTTCCGATGGCCTCCTGATAAACAAAAAAAGTCATTAGCGGCGCGCCGGTCATCAGCGCGAACAAATGCGGCGTGTCCGGAAGGTTGACTTCATGCCCCAAGAAATTCACCAAGACATTACTCTGTTCTCCCCACAGACGATCGCCCGTCATGGACACAATGCCGCCCTCGCGTAAAAAATTGATTCCTTCGATCAAGGCGAAAGGTGATTTTTCATCTTCGGAGGTTACCACCACTCTAATGCCGCTTTTCGCCAGAATCTGTTTTTGAATATGTTCAATCTGCTCTTTGTGTTTAGCTCCCAGATACAGCATGATCGGCAGGCCTTTTTTGTTCAGCGTTTGCGCTGCCAGCTCCCAGTTGCCGATGTGCGACATTATTAAGATAGCGCCCGTCTTTTTTTGTACCGCCTCCTCCAGATATTCCCATCCTTCCTTGACATATTCAATATCTTCTTCATCAAGGCGGATGAACCTGTGGATATAGACATCGGTAAATTTATGATACTGACGCCACGCGCACCCCAGATGATAGAAAAAGTTTCTGTCGGAAAAAAGAGCTCCGTAAAATTTCAGGCTATCCGCCACGCGCACCGGGAAAAGGAAAAAGTAACCGGTAGCGATAAACCAGGAAAAGATGCGGAAAAACCACAACCCCAGCCACCGGGTTAGATAAAGCAATATTTTATAAGGCAGCTTTTTCATAAATCCATTATTCCCCCTCTTTTCTAAAGAGGGGTGAGGGGAGATTTTTGTCATGTCGAACCGCAGGGAGACATCTTTTATTATTTAAAAAGATTTCTCTTCACCCCGACAAATCGGGGTTCATCGAAATGACAAACTGTTTCAAATCCCTCTTGCTCTCCCTTTAGAAAAGGGAGAAATTTTTATCATTTCTTCCCCACAAACCATTTTTCTTCGATTCCTTTTGAGTCAGAAGTGGAAACGCTGACGGCAAAGCCCGCCTTTTTCATGAAATCGGCAATTTCCAGTTCTGCGCGGAATCGGTTGGGCATGCGCGTAATTTTTAATCTAACTGTCTCTATCCAGCGTTTCCACGGATTGGGTTTATCCGATGGAATGGTTGCGCGGACAAGCAATGTGCCGTCCGCGGTTAGTTTATCGTAAATCCGTTGAAAAGCAATTTGAACTTCCTTATCGGAAATTAAATGCAGCATATCCAGCATGAGCACGTAATCGACAAGTCCTTCAACTTCGGGCAAGTCCGGCGCTCGTCCAACAACAATTGAGCCGCGATTGCCGATGACACGCGAGGCAATAAGCACGCGCTCCTCATCCGGTTCAATGCCGAAAACATGGGCCTGCGGATAAATTTCCAGAAGCCAGGTAGCGGGGACTCCAAACCCGCATCCGATGTCAATTATTCTGCTGGGGTTCTGGACATACTTGTTCAGTTCCTTGAACATCGGGTCAATCATCATCTTCATGCGGGCGAAAACGCGCGGATAAGCGGGCAGATGACGGTAGCGTAAAATTGTCCGGCGCAAATGTTCTTTGGAACCAATCGTAAATTCACCCGTAGGATATTGAACCGGGGCAAATATTTTTTTCATCAGAACCGGAAGGATAAAGAACACTCCTATCAAACAATAACTGATTCCTAAAAATGAAACTATTCCGATGCTGCGCAAAAGCGCGTGATTCGCAAGTGCCAACACACCAAAACCTATTAATGTGGTAAATGCCGCCAGAAAAATCGCCAGCTTGATGGTATGCATTGCCGGATGTTTTTCATCAAAGTTGCGCTGATAATGGCAGATATAGTAAAACGCATAATCATCCCCCATGCCCATAATGACAATCCACAGCATAATACTGGGGATATCCAACGGATGGCCGATAATTTTCAACGTTCCCAGAGTGGCGCAAAGAGCGAAAACGATCGGTGCCAGCGCTGCAAGCGACAATTGCCAGTCCAGGAAATATAAAAAAGTAACAAGCACAATCCCGATGCTGATGATAATAGCGATTTCCAGAAAAAGATTTTTCAGAAAATCGCCCAGCCTTTTGTTGAACAAATCCCCGTCAAATATCTTGGCCAGGCCGCTTTGGGAAATCCGTTCGAAAAAATCTTCCGCGTTATAATTTTTTCCGGCAACAAGCAGGCTCAGTTGTGTAAAACCGGTAGGGCTTTGGGCAATACCAAGCATTTCAAAATACTTTTGAGGTATCTCGAAGGATTCGGGACTTTCCTGATTCATTATTTTCCAGAAGGGTTCAAAAGCATTGGGCGCGAAGCCGTTTTCTTTGGCTGCCGCGTTTATATCTCGCTTAAAAGCAGCTATGCGGTCTTTATTCCAGAAAGCGCGCCAGGCCGCAAAATTGCTTTTGACTGTATTCTGAGACGGAAACAAGATGGAAGGTAGAAAAGCAGGAGATAACTTTTCCTGCCGCACATCGCTTGACAGCCATGCCATTAACTGATCATTTTTTTTCTGCATTTGAGCAATGCTTGGAGCTTCCAGAAGAACATAGCATTTGCCGGAAAGATTGCCCCACACACTTTGCATTTTTTTGTCGGCGTTTATTGTCTCGTTGCTCATGGAATTCATGGTGTTCATATCGACATTAAATACTGGTTTGGCGAAAAACAGCATTATCAGACCAAAGACAATAGCAGCAATAAATTTCCAATTCGCAGGTGCGGCAAATTTCTTAACCGCATTGAAAAGAAGGGGATTGCTTGGTTTTGCTGCCGGCGGCATGGCCGGAAATATTTTCGGAAAAACAAAGTGAACAAAAAGAAGAGCAAAGGTAACTCCGAGAGCGGAAAAAACGCCAATTTGTGCCAGAATTTTAAAATCGCTGATCAGCAGTAAAAGGAACGCGCCAACTGTTGTCAGTACCGCCAGAAGTTCCGCCGACCAGACCTCCCGCGCAACCTCCTTGCCGTAAGTAGTCTGGGGCTGATCCAGAAAAAGCAGGTACGCAATTCCCAGATCAACAGTAAAAGCCATAATGGCACCGCCGAAACCGACGGCCAGCATCGACATGGATTTAAACAAGAAAGAACAAATAAACAGGGCGGCAATTGCTCCCACGGTCGATGGCAGAAGCGCCAGCAGGCCGATGAGCGGACGGGGAAAAGCGAAGATAAGCAAAAGAGCGATGCCCAATGTCGTTAATATTATGGCCATCTGCATGTCGCGTTTGGCAATGGTTTCATTATCCAGAGCCACGCGATAAGCGCCGACAGATGTCAGTGTATATTTATTAGTTGAATCCACATTTGCTGCCAGTTCTTTACTGCAATCATCAAGGAGTTTTTCAATTTTAACGGCGGTTGATGTATCAGTTCCCGAACCTTTGATTCTGGCGATGATAAGAGCATTTCTCCCGTCTTCGGAAATCAGCTGTGCCTGATAAAACTGGGCTTTGTTGGCGGGAAGCAGAGCGGACATCTGCCCCAGAATAACGCCGGAAAAACCCAGCGGGTCTTTGGCAATCATTTCGCTTCTGCCGATTCCTTCAAGCTGTTCCAGTGACTGCCGATTTTGCACCATTGCTTCTCTGATTTTATCAGGCGACAGAAGCGGCGCAATTTTCTGTTCCAGATCGGCAGCGCTCAAAAGCGCGGGTAGGTTATCGTTTACATGCGCCATGAGTTCCGGAAAGTTCTTCGCGTCATCTCCTATACCGACTTTGGTGAAAAGGTTGCTTTTGCTAAGTTTTTCCGAAAGGGTTACTGCCGTACTAACCAGTTTGTCGCGATCAGGGTTTGTCTGTTCAAGGTTGATGAATATTTTATCCTGAACGGGCAGGTGTTTGATAATAAGACGCGCGTCAGCCAGCACCGGATCATTGTGCGGCATTGATTCCAGAATGTCTGTTTCGATTTTCAGATTTTTGGATTCCCAGAAAAAAAGCACCGCCACAATCAGAGTAACTACAAAAACAATGGACCATTTGATTTGATATTTTTGCAGGGACATG
This window encodes:
- a CDS encoding acyl carrier protein, producing the protein MDVNQKLKELNVSSREELIFKLKELIIRACEITDVKPEDVPTDVPFIGGPGPLQLDSLDAMEIAMEIRFEFGVELKNASTAAKAMQSFDSLADFIIDAPKVKR
- a CDS encoding ABC transporter, whose protein sequence is MKALEISGISFSYNSPTDKSAAGGIEYALHNFSMSVEQGKIHALLGPNGAGKTTLMKIITGVLRGYSGEVFVLGNKMPDNTALMSIGCAPQAIALYMSLTALENLHFFGVMANLSDKQVAERSDYVLAQTGLTDHADKLVSTYSGGMQRRLNLAVALLHSPKLLLLDEPTVGVDPQSRNHIYETLMKLNSSGMTILLSTHIMEEAARLCSNITLLDRGKIIFDGSMSSIDNLEKFFLEKTGRGLRDD
- a CDS encoding peptidase, which encodes MLFFMTTELATDGKPFVHQQAAHCETGVTSALFRHQGVDISEPMVFGIGSGIFFGYLPFLKLSHLPITAFRSKPGSVFRKAAKRLGANFVIKTYRDPQKGMDELRQVLKTGKIVGLATNLYWLPYVSERHRHNFSGHNIIVLREIECGFRISDPTFAVVDCTADGLQQARFVPGPLNPRGHMYYTKSVNPHPDLRTACIKGMKDSCNAMLKIPIPIFGVRGIRFLAKRVVKSPDKLGFQEACRNLAGLVRWVEETGTGGAGFRYMYAAFMHEAAGLFGSAELAGLAEEMDAIGNNWREFSVVSARIIKKRGKEEATFAKAGELMLTCANREEAFFNNLQKVVRKLKA
- a CDS encoding peptidase, with protein sequence MTTPVTTETLANGKTYTHCTAAHCETGVTSALFFDKGLHLSEPMIFGIGSGLFFGHLPFIKWTGLPITTFRSMPGLVFKKTAKRLGAKVYRKRFRSPQKGMDELRRVIRTGQIAAVTTNVYWLSFFPRRYRFNFSGHNFIVLYENENGFRISDPALMEYTTDCSAYDMERARFARGPMEARGLMYYPMYVNPNPDIKKACIDGMLDTCNQMLKIPIPLFGVKGIRLVARKIIKWPEKLGYVEACRQLAHVLRFQEEMGTGGAGFRYMYAAFLQEAAELFGSKELNELSNDMTAIGDTWREFAVVSSRIIKQRKSKKEETFDKAGGLMLICAGREGELFKNLRDVVGKLKA
- a CDS encoding lauroyl acyltransferase; protein product: MTKISPHPSLEKRGNNGFMKKLPYKILLYLTRWLGLWFFRIFSWFIATGYFFLFPVRVADSLKFYGALFSDRNFFYHLGCAWRQYHKFTDVYIHRFIRLDEEDIEYVKEGWEYLEEAVQKKTGAILIMSHIGNWELAAQTLNKKGLPIMLYLGAKHKEQIEHIQKQILAKSGIRVVVTSEDEKSPFALIEGINFLREGGIVSMTGDRLWGEQSNVLVNFLGHEVNLPDTPHLFALMTGAPLMTFFVYQEAIGKYHIKVSPGRKAIAASRADRKKVVQESAQAYADDLAEFARKHPFEWHHFEPFLGKKINKKES